The sequence GCAGTGGGCTGGCCCGAGGATAAGAACACCACGCACTGGTTTGAGAATAGAGGAACGACGCCGGCGGCGGAGATCTCAGTCGATATGGTCAGGCAACAGTAAGCTCAGGCCCGACATTTAACCCGGTCGCCGCCTAACAACTCGCTGAAGCTGACCCGGCGGGCGGCGCGTTCGGTGCCACTTGCTCAGCCCGCCAGCGCGGCCGACAGTCCGGGGAGTCTGCCCGCTTCCGCCGGGCAGCTTAGCTCGAGGCCGTTGGGCGGCGCCGATTCTCGCCCTCCAAACTCGTGCTGTAGAAGGGTAGAAGCCCGCTTCCGATGACACTTCACTTCCTGAACTGCTTCACATGCAACGCTCGCGTGCCAAGTAGTTGGCACACGGGCACACTCTGCCTTCTGGCGGAGACCGCGCAGGGACCTGTGCTCATAGACACAGGGCCCGGCATAGACGACTATGCTCACCCGCCAGGGATCCTTCGTGTGTTCCAGGTCATCACCAAGGTCCCAATGGACGCCGACGAGGCCGCAGTCCGCCAAGTCGCTCGATTGGGGTACAACCCGGAAGACGTGCGTCATGTTGTTCTTACCCACATGCACTTCGACCACTGCGGCGGCCTCCGCGACTTTCCCAACGCTACCGCGCACGTGCATCAGCGTGAATACCAAGCGTTCAGGGGGAGACCGCGTCAGTTCACTGATTTGGCGTATGTTCGCCGCCACGTTGCACATCGCCCGAAGCTCGCCCTGTACGGAGATCAGAGTGAGTCCTGGTATGGCCTACCTGCCGTTCGGTTGCCCTTTCAACCCGAGATGTGGTTGGTGCCTTTGCATGGGCACACGCGTGGCCACTGTGGGGTGGCCATACGCACTGGCGTCGGCTGGCACTTCCATGTGGCGGATGCAGGTCCCGTGGCCCTCGAGGACTATGCGCCTGCGTGGCTGGTCAACTTCGCACTGGGGCCACATACCGACCGCCTTCGCGCCTTTGCCGCGGCGCACCCTGAGGTCCGGATCACCACTGGCCACATGTGGCTGGACTTCTTTGATGGCCAAGAGTCGATCTAGGACGAGGAGACTGTCCTGGCTGGGATGAGCGCCGCCCAACAACTCGCTGAAGCTGACCCGGCGGGCTGGGCCGTAGGTGCCACTTGCTCGGCCCGCCGGCATGCGCGAGAATAGTCGGCAGTCTGCCCGCTTCCGCCGGGCAGCTTAGCTCGAGGCCGTTAGGCGGCTGATGGGGCGGGGCTGTCGACAGTCGAGACGGGAGAGCAGGATGAAACCGGAAACGACGGAAGATGTTCTTGACCTCTTGGACGCTCACTCGACCGCTGCCGCGCTGGGTGCCGCCATGCAACTGGGCCTATTCTGGTTGCTCACGGAGCAGACGCTGAGTGCATCGGACATCGCCGACGCCCTTGGAATTCCCGCGTATCGCTGTCGCTATTGGCTGCAGGTTCTGAGCAGATCCGGTCTCCTCGAGGAGACCTCCAGCGGCTATGCGGCGTCCCCAACGGCGCGGCGGGCCATCCTGG comes from Anaerolineales bacterium and encodes:
- a CDS encoding MBL fold metallo-hydrolase, giving the protein MLIDTGPGIDDYAHPPGILRVFQVITKVPMDADEAAVRQVARLGYNPEDVRHVVLTHMHFDHCGGLRDFPNATAHVHQREYQAFRGRPRQFTDLAYVRRHVAHRPKLALYGDQSESWYGLPAVRLPFQPEMWLVPLHGHTRGHCGVAIRTGVGWHFHVADAGPVALEDYAPAWLVNFALGPHTDRLRAFAAAHPEVRITTGHMWLDFFDGQESI